A window of Maioricimonas rarisocia genomic DNA:
TGTCTGGTCGGATGCCGCCGCAGCGACGACTCACTGATCAGTGTCCTTCGATCTCACGTCTGGTTCTTCACCACTCGTTCATTCAATCTGCTGACCTGCTGGAACGGAGTCTGACATGCCCCGCATTTTGAGCATCTCGGGACTACGCGGCGTCATGGGCGACGGCCTCGATCCGGAGTTCTGCTGCCGGTTTGCCGCTGCTCTGGGAACGATGGCCGAAGGCGGCACGGTCGTCCTGTCGCGCGACGGTCGCTCGACCGGTCCGGTCGTCAAACATGCCGTGCTGGCCGGGCTGCTCTCGACCGGGTGCCGCGTCGTCGATGCCGACATCGCGACCACACCGACCTGCGGTGTTCTGGTGACGCATCTGAATGCCGCGGCGGGGCTGCAGATCACCGCGAGTCACAATCCGATTCCCTGGAACGGGCTGAAACCGTTTTCGCCGGCCGGGTCGGTCTTCGACGCGGCGACCGGACAGAAGCTGATCGCGCTGCTGGAGTCGGGCGACTTTAACTACCGGCCCTGGGATGGACTGGGAACTGTCGAGACGCTCGACGATCCGGCCGGTCCGCACATCGACCGGGTGCTCAAGCTGGTGGACCCGGACGCGATCCGTGACCGAAAGTTCAAGGTCGTGCTGGACTGCAATCGTGGATCGGGTGCGGTCGCTACGCCGCGGCTGCTCGAGACGCTCGGCTGCGAAGTGACGGTCCTGGGCGGCACGCCGGACGGACAGTTCGAGCACGTCCCCGAGCCGATTGAGCAGAATCTGACGGGATTGTGTGAAGCCGTGGTCTCGGCAGGAGCGGACGTCGGTTTTGCGCAGGACCCGGATGCCGACCGGCTGGCGATCGTCGATAACACCGGCCGGTATATCGGCGAAGAGCTGACGCTCGCCCTAGGTGCCGACTTCGTGCTCGCCCATCGCAAGGGAGCGTTCGTCGTCAACGGGTCGACCAGCCGCGTCAACGAAGACATCGCCTCGCGTCACGGCTGCGAGTTCCATCGCAGCTACGTCGGCGAAGCCCACGTGACGGCCAAGATGAAGTCGGTCGATGCGGTGCTGGGTGGCGAAGGAAACGGCGGCGTGATCGAGCCGCAGGTCGGCTATGTGCGGGACAGCTTCGTGTCGATGGCATACGTGCTGGCCGGTCTGGTCGAGCGCGGCGGCACGCTGGCCGAATGGGCCGATTCGCTGCCGAAGTACACGATCGTCAAGGACAAGCTGGAATGTCCGCGTGAGCAGGTGGAGAACGCCTGTGCGGCATTGCAGTCCGCCTACAGCGACGCGACGCCGACGGACGGGGATGGCCTGCGGCTGGACTGGCCGGACCGCTGGGTGCAGGTGCGGGCGAGCAATACCGAGCCGATCCTGCGGGTGATCGCCGAGGCACCGGATCAGACGATCGCCGAGGACCTCTGTGCCGACGCGATGGAGAAGGTACGAGCGGCGACGAGCTGAGGCGGGCAGGGCCGGTTCCAACCGGCCGCCGGGGGTAGGCTGGGACTGGTCCCAGCACCTCGATCGACGGGGGACGCACAGCGAACGGTGCGTCGCCTTCGGCGACAGCACCCTACTGGCAACCGCGCTCGCAGAGGGTAGCCCCGGTTGCTCGTCAACCGGGGTGGCGGAGCCACAAGAGGCAATTGAGCCGATCTGCGAACGCTCTGACGCGTCATCCGGTCGCTTCGCGACCAGGACGAAC
This region includes:
- the glmM gene encoding phosphoglucosamine mutase; this encodes MPRILSISGLRGVMGDGLDPEFCCRFAAALGTMAEGGTVVLSRDGRSTGPVVKHAVLAGLLSTGCRVVDADIATTPTCGVLVTHLNAAAGLQITASHNPIPWNGLKPFSPAGSVFDAATGQKLIALLESGDFNYRPWDGLGTVETLDDPAGPHIDRVLKLVDPDAIRDRKFKVVLDCNRGSGAVATPRLLETLGCEVTVLGGTPDGQFEHVPEPIEQNLTGLCEAVVSAGADVGFAQDPDADRLAIVDNTGRYIGEELTLALGADFVLAHRKGAFVVNGSTSRVNEDIASRHGCEFHRSYVGEAHVTAKMKSVDAVLGGEGNGGVIEPQVGYVRDSFVSMAYVLAGLVERGGTLAEWADSLPKYTIVKDKLECPREQVENACAALQSAYSDATPTDGDGLRLDWPDRWVQVRASNTEPILRVIAEAPDQTIAEDLCADAMEKVRAATS